A window of Cydia pomonella isolate Wapato2018A chromosome 25, ilCydPomo1, whole genome shotgun sequence genomic DNA:
tttgtaatttaaccGACTTttcgtgtgtttattacacttgaaattttatgagattacattaaagacacctttttttcagataaaataataatttttgaaatcggttcatatgatagagaattatcgtcgaaaaaccaacagtccaacatacgtgcatgacatcgcgcaaattagttagacaatttgccgatagatggcgctgtacacaataataattagtacaggtacttctgatcaaaagtctttatAGTTACGccagataattcaaagtttgtacggaaccctcggtggacgAGTAAGACGAACTCGCGcttgacggttttttttttatagtgacCACACTTTGTTATTGCAGGGTTTTGAGTGGGTGCAGAGTTAGCGTAGACGGACTCCAGTAATAACAAACTTAATCATTTGAGCCAAAGACGTCAATTGACGCGCACAACGACAAAGCAATATCAACTTTCGTACGTTCCGACAaagttcacgatgacgcgtcgCATACAATAGAGGTAGTTTACAAAACGTTACCGACTGTCAACATTTGGTCATTTTGTCAACTATACTTGCAGTATTGATATTGACACCTTTTTATATAATACTACTTTGTGCAAACTATTACGAtactgtctgaaataaagatcTCTTATTATTTGGTTGACTCAGGCtttgttgttgttatttaaTACTCGTGTGAAGATATTAAATCTTTGTCATTCATCGTAGTTATAGCCGTCTCGTCTACTCACATGTTTGTGTTCCAGCCGCGTCGGGCGATGTAGCCGGCGCGGAGACGGAGGCCGCCCGCGCCGAGGAGCAGCTCGCTCGGGCTTGCTGCGTGCGGCTCGAGCGCCTCCGCGCCGCTCCGCCCGCGAGCCGGCCGCGCCCCGCcgccccgcgccgcgcccgcgcgctgCGGGGGGCGCCCGCGTCCGCCGTCCGCCGGCAACCCTACACCTGCGATACTTGCGGACGACAATTTGGTTTAAAGTCTAGTTTATCCTTCCACGTATCAGTAACACATAAGGAATCTTATCTTTGCGTATGTTGCTCGGAAAACTTTTCCAATTACTTAGATTATTATCAGCACAGAAAAACGCACAAAGAGTTCATTTGTGACGTATGTAATAAGGTACTATCGACTTACGAAATATTAGTTGTCCATAAGCGTATACATACCGGGGAAAAGCCCTACTCATGTGAATATTGCGGCAAGCGGTTTGCACAACAATCTACTTTAAATGTACATATGCCTCAGCAcactggaataaaaaaatataattgtaaaatttgtaaCGAGAACTTTACGCGTTTGTGCACATTAAAGAGACATCATCAACGAAGACACACTGGAGAAAAGCCCTTCAGTTGTTCAGAATGCCAAAAGCGATTCAGCAGTATGGATTATTTAAAAGCACATGAGCTAATTCACTTGAAAGAGAAGCCCTACGCCTGCGATATCTGTGGTAAAAAGTTTATACGATTAATTTACCTGAACATGCATAAAGTAATACATACAAACCGTCAGAAATGTTTTTCTTGTAAAGTGTGTAATAAAAAGTACATATGTAAGGATAGTTTACGAAAACATTTCATAGTTCACACAAGGCCCTACGCCTTCGCCTGCGACCTATGTCCCAAGCGGTTTAAtgagaaatttctcttgaaaagGCACATGTGCATTCATAATGGAGAAAGACCGTATTCTTGTAAGATAtgttctaaaaactttattctaTCATCTCATCTGAGATACCACAAACAGAAATATCACGAAAAGAAAGTAGTCTATGTATGTGATTATTGTAATAAGCAGATTTTAAGGAAGGATAGTCTGATCTCGCATATAAAATTACATATGGGGCAAAGAGATTATGCTTGTGACACATGTCCTAAGAAGTTTGTAAGCTCAAATCGACTACAGCTACACAAAAAGATTCACTCATGGGTCAAGTCATACACTTGTGATATATGCCATCAGCAGTATCCACGTAAGCAGAATTTGATCAGGCACATCAAGCTACATGCAGGTGAGAGACCTTATTCATGCGATTTTTGTAGCAAAAAATTCATGTCTGTCTCCCGTAGGAACATTCACGAAAAAATTCACATGGGCCTTCATGTGAAGCGCCGCGGCGGCGGTCGCGGGAAAGATTATTTGTGACACTTGTCTAACAGTGCTCAGACTTGATTATgattatactaaatttaatttgttcgtATGACCATGAGTGATGACAACCTGACAGAAGGACGCGCGAGCAAAGTTGACGGACACCAACTAATGGATATATTCACCAGCTTCCTCGGTCCGTTCGACAGAAATCTCGTCGGCCAACTTCAAGCGTCGTCGGCAAGCCTTGGATGTGttagatttaattttagtaGGCCAGCCGTGTTGTGAGATTTAATTTTCGAGGGTGGCGTCCTGAACGTAgttattttgatatttgttgTGTGACTTACTCACTGCTGTGGTGCAGCggcccgaagtggatcttggcttCCGACATCAAAGACCTCCATACATCTCTATCCAAAGCCGTTTCGCAGTCGCCGAGTTCTCTAATGTATTTTGGCACTTCGTCtgtccagcggtacctagggtaCCATTGTGTGACAGCGACAAcaatataatactaataatactaaCATGTAGTCCCTATAAAAcgattttataacagccaatgtgggagcaGCATTAGTTTTTCTTGTTCGGGCTTTGGTGAATAGAATAACCGCTTCCCGCTCCATGCCCTTAATGTAAAGTGACTGCTACCCCTTAGCACGGACACCGCAGGATCGCCAAGTAATCAACTGAGTACGCCCTACAAATTCTCGCTATGGTAGAGATTGCATATATGTGGATTGCATATGTGGTGTGGTATCTTTCACAATATGCAGTTTTTAGTTATCTAAGCTCGAAAGGTCCTATTAGTAGGATTAATTCCGACTTCGCCGGTTTGTCTTTGTCAAATTGGCGATTACGTCTACGTTCGGAGATTTTAACACGtttccatagttttttttttttaactaaatacgCCTTGGCGTGTTTAACAagattgtaataatatttataagctCCATAATTGAAGTAGCGCTTACTTTccaagtttttttatattttaatgtttacgaTTAGCAATGAAAGTGCGGTCGAAAGGAATTTGTCGCGTTACTTTTATTCAGATAATATTATGAAACTctcgttttttttctttttatactacgtcggtggcaaacaagcatacggcctgcctgatggtaagcagtctccgtagcttatgtacacctgcaactccagaggagttacatgcgcgttgccgactctaaccccaaCCTCCTCGTTGAgccctggcaaccttactcaccggcaggaacacaacactatggtgGTTGATAAGAATATATAAAGTTCTGTTATTATGGTTATCTGTTCATTGTAGGTAGTTTAAATCCTTtcaagtaaaaattaaattgtataaaatgccGTTAGTTTATCGATGTGACTTTATCGACATGGCTATCACattgtacatatacatatgtcagtgatcgcgacatctattgtcaacgagcagtactgataaattccgCTACTTGACTCTAGATGTCGACTAAGAATTAACTCGCGttgtaagaaaactgatgtatggagttataACTCTAATGTTAAGCTACTCTCACTGACCTAATACACAGAAACCGATAGTCCCCAAACACGGATAATCGTGCCAAACGTGAAGCCGAAACACTATCGATGTGTGCgcgcgacgctcgtgtcttaacGCTCAGCAACGCAGCAcgtatacaaaaatatgttatcagtatttatttattcccgtcagagtaggggtattttaacaaaattctTATACTTGGTTAAGAATAATTTGGAAGTgtgtagatttttaatttaaaaaaaagttttttagggtttcatTGTTAAAATTAACCCTTAAAATTTGAGTGTGATTGGAGTACAGCTAAAAATTTGTGGCAATAACGCCGTCTGCAGTATTGTCGTTCCGCAATACTGCTGCGGCGACTGAattactgcaggaaatgtcAAATACATAATAGGTAATTTACCTTAGGTCAGGTTACCTTACATTAGGTGTTAGGTTGTCTCTCTAATTGAATCAAATCTCACTAGACTAGACCGTAAAGTGCAATTTGAATACATGaagtaattatattatttattagtaatgtTCAATACGGTTTAATGTGGTCGGGTGGCCGTACGTAGACCTTATCTCAACGAGATAAGATTTACGCATGGTCAGTTGTGTGTGATGCTGTCTCACAAGATAGATTTAAGATGTATACGTATAAGTATGATGCTATGCTCATAATGCTACTTAACGTGTTACTCCATTTTTAGTGTACCTATttagtttaagattattttagagCGAACCGCCAATAAACTGTTTCACAGGTGGTTGAGATTAAGGTACttacaatattgtatttttttgtaatttttttaataaatccttataaaaaactatcaaattagcctatttaaaaatgtatcaaaaattaTTCCTTAGCGGTGCGCGGCAACCACTAAAATTGGTCTGGACGTGGACCTCATGTAATTGTAGCGGCGCGACGAAATCGCGGGGTGATTttggcaataaggtttaaatacatagaaaacacccatgactcaggaacaaatatccatgctcatcacacgaataaatgcccttaccaggatttgaacccggggccatcagcttcgtaggcagggtcactacccactagccaaaccggtcgtcaaaatatattcagtcaaatatattcactttatcaaaaaattattgttgaagacccctattagttttgaaagacctttccaacgatagcccacactttagggttgaagcaaaaaaaaaattacccccaatttacgtgtaggggaggtacttaccctaaaaaaaaaaaaattttagattttattgtacgactgtcggctttattgatttatatgtccatgccaaatttcagctttctagcactaacgaccacggagcaaagcctcggacagacagacagacggacatggcgaaactataagggttcctagttgactacggaaccctaaaaagggtgtACGAGAACCCCTCTATATGGTATAGCCCTCCTCCAAGGTGTCCAGAGCTCCCTGTCTGAAGCCTCTGCCGCGCTTTCTCGTAGGTCCGGGCCACACCGTGGCTTCCTTTGTCCTACGCTCATCATagaactacggaaccctaaaaaagacaagccttcatattgggcattttttcatagttaataaacaaaatactttCGATGTGTCTGggttaagcgccaattacatccacacttcacGATAACGGGCCCGAAATTAGTCCCGATTTTGGGCCTAATAATCGgattcgtttcacggaatatcggCATATCGTTAAcattatttgaaatgtaaaaattactttgtctctaattgccaaaaatgttcaatgtttgttatttttgcttattaatatttttttttacatttcaaacattgtaaacgatgtgctgatatttggagAAACAGAAAAATTCTTATCATTtctcaggcccgaaatcgggtctgatttcagacctgataaagtgtggatgtaattggcactttcatttttattccccaccgtaaattttagggATTATAGTGGGcaacaaatattgtttttggtattttgtcaggaatgttaaagcgccaattacaccCACACTTCCCAATTTccggcccgaaatcagtcccgatttcaggcctgataatcgttttcatttcacggaatatcagcaaatcttcgagcaacaccggctagCAGCAAATCGTGAACAAAAATGTTcaacgtttgatatttttgcttatcaaccatatttttaaatttcaatcaTTGTAAACTATgtgttatttgatatttggtgaaataaaaataaaaaaatatttctcgggcccgaaatcgggtctgatatcaggcctgataaagtgtggatgtaattggcacttaaaaCGTGAACTCATGACAGAAGAAGAAACAAATTGAGTTATTTGAAATGATATATTAATTTAGTTATAGTTGTACAAATATTCTTAGTTATATTCtacccaaagagcatataatcactacgttttaattCTACCCATAAACTTGGCTACTAAAACCGGTATAAATCA
This region includes:
- the LOC133531529 gene encoding zinc finger protein 595-like, producing the protein MPQHTGIKKYNCKICNENFTRLCTLKRHHQRRHTGEKPFSCSECQKRFSSMDYLKAHELIHLKEKPYACDICGKKFIRLIYLNMHKVIHTNRQKCFSCKVCNKKYICKDSLRKHFIVHTRPYAFACDLCPKRFNEKFLLKRHMCIHNGERPYSCKICSKNFILSSHLRYHKQKYHEKKVVYVCDYCNKQILRKDSLISHIKLHMGQRDYACDTCPKKFVSSNRLQLHKKIHSWVKSYTCDICHQQYPRKQNLIRHIKLHAGERPYSCDFCSKKFMSVSRRNIHEKIHMGLHVKRRGGGRGKDYL